The segment CGGCGTAGCGGAGACCATCTCGTCTCCGTACTCTGAGACAGAGGAATACATGCTTCGTGGCTACTACGAGGACGACCTTGTAGACAGCAGGGCGAGCATCGAGTCTGTCCAATACAATCTGTACGACATGACGCCCGAGGAGCTGGAAGGCGCCAGCGAGGGCAACACACATGATAACGACCACCAGATAGGCTATACAGCGTGGAGCGGAGCACCCGCTGCGGCCACTAACGCGACGGTTTACGAGGATTCATACGATATAGATATGTGATAGAGCTTTAACTAGGATAGACGCAGCATATCGGCGTCGCTGTTTAATAGGCAGCTGCATCGAGGAgcttgttcttctgcttccaaCTGCTCGGTAGTTGCAAAAAAATATCTCCCGGGGGCGATTCGAACGCCCGATCTCAAGATTACTTTGACAGTTACAGTCTTGCGCCTTAAACCAACTTGGCTACCGAGAGAGACTTGACACATTACTGTACGGAAAATAAAAGCACTATATGGACGAGGCAATTTTTTGTCATCGCCCGTTGAGACAGGCAATCTTGGTCCTATGAGCATCAATAATAGACTATAAGGAAAACGGCAGGATATCAATGCGGTGAGAGATAGTTGGCTGTACCCAGTCGTGCTGTCGTATCATCGAAGATGTCGGCTTCCTGAGATATATTGCTTAAC is part of the Torulaspora globosa chromosome 7, complete sequence genome and harbors:
- a CDS encoding uncharacterized protein (ancestral locus Anc_1.503), which codes for MLRDYGNASVSSSVAGGAAKRSGRNCDLERLGRPQAKRLKTEAAAGRCRTLAAEQSSVSNAAGVELLTPAATPAYAGVAETISSPYSETEEYMLRGYYEDDLVDSRASIESVQYNLYDMTPEELEGASEGNTHDNDHQIGYTAWSGAPAAATNATVYEDSYDIDM